In the genome of Streptomyces globosus, one region contains:
- a CDS encoding YceI family protein, which translates to MFGRRRGSETAGSAGSHTSATLTLPHTARLLSCRVLDTVHQPVRRAAFEVTDPIGRPVVSGETDPYGGFTAAVPEGEYRLTVTAEGYAPFHGATLLGDAAPAGTAEIILDAVEPPLLPAPGHWEIDPGHSSIAFTARHIGFARIRGRFTTFAGAVRIADRMEDSSMHVIIDTASIDTGLRMRDEHLRSADFLDAARHPTVEFYSERFIHRSGSRWAVAGALTLRGTSRSVTLDTEYLGLGTGMEGEPRAACRATAGLHREDFALDWQSVLAGGIAAIGSAVDVSLDVQVVRKA; encoded by the coding sequence ATGTTCGGTCGCAGACGGGGGTCCGAGACGGCCGGGAGCGCCGGCTCGCACACATCCGCGACCCTGACGCTGCCTCACACGGCGCGCCTGCTCAGCTGCCGGGTCCTCGACACCGTGCACCAGCCGGTCCGGCGGGCCGCGTTCGAGGTGACCGATCCGATCGGCCGCCCCGTCGTCAGCGGGGAGACCGACCCGTACGGGGGGTTCACGGCGGCGGTCCCGGAGGGCGAGTACCGGCTCACGGTCACGGCGGAGGGCTACGCGCCGTTCCACGGGGCGACGCTGCTCGGGGACGCCGCGCCGGCCGGCACCGCGGAGATCATCCTCGACGCGGTGGAGCCGCCGCTGCTGCCCGCGCCCGGGCACTGGGAGATCGACCCGGGGCACTCCTCGATCGCGTTCACGGCCCGGCACATCGGCTTCGCAAGGATCCGGGGCCGGTTCACCACCTTCGCCGGCGCGGTCCGGATCGCCGACCGCATGGAGGACTCCTCCATGCACGTGATCATCGACACGGCGAGCATCGACACCGGTCTGCGGATGCGGGACGAGCACCTGCGCTCCGCGGACTTCCTGGACGCCGCCCGCCACCCGACGGTGGAGTTCTACAGCGAGCGGTTCATCCACCGCAGCGGCAGCCGGTGGGCTGTCGCGGGAGCCCTCACCCTGCGCGGCACGAGCCGCTCGGTGACCCTGGACACCGAGTACCTGGGGCTGGGGACGGGGATGGAGGGCGAGCCGAGGGCCGCCTGCCGGGCGACGGCCGGGCTCCACCGCGAGGACTTCGCCCTCGACTGGCAGTCGGTGCTGGCGGGCGGCATCGCCGCCATCGGCTCCGCCGTCGACGTCAGCCTCGACGTGCAGGTCGTCCGCAAGGCCTGA
- the rpsT gene encoding 30S ribosomal protein S20, producing the protein MANIKSQIKRNKTNEKARLRNKSVKSELRTFIRKANEAVAAGDVEKATAAARVASRKLDKAASKGVIHKNSAANKKSALASKVASLQG; encoded by the coding sequence GTGGCGAACATCAAGTCCCAGATCAAGCGGAACAAGACGAACGAGAAGGCGCGCCTGCGCAACAAGTCCGTCAAGTCCGAGCTCCGCACCTTCATCCGCAAGGCCAACGAGGCTGTCGCCGCCGGCGACGTCGAGAAGGCCACCGCGGCGGCGCGCGTCGCCTCCCGCAAGCTGGACAAGGCTGCTTCGAAGGGTGTCATCCACAAGAACTCGGCCGCCAACAAGAAGTCGGCGCTGGCTTCCAAGGTTGCCTCCCTCCAGGGCTGA
- the holA gene encoding DNA polymerase III subunit delta translates to MATRKNTTDDPLAPLTLAVGQEDLLLDRAVREVVAAARAADPDTDVRDLTPDQLQPGTLAELTSPSLFSERKVLVVRNAQDLSADTVKEVKAYVGAPIEDIALVLLHAGGVKGKGLLDAARKAGAREVACPKMAKAADRLAFVRGEFRTLGRSATPEACQTLVDAIGSDLRELASAVAQLCADVEGTIDEAVVGRYYTGRAEASSFTVADRAVEGRAAEALEALRWSLATGVAPVLITSALAQAVRAIGKLASAPRGARPADLARDLGMPPWKIDRVRQQMRGWSADGVADALRAVAEADAGVKGGGDDPEYALEKAVVAVARAARPRRPAH, encoded by the coding sequence ATGGCCACCAGGAAGAACACCACCGACGATCCGCTCGCCCCGCTCACCCTCGCGGTGGGGCAGGAGGACCTGCTGCTCGACCGCGCCGTACGGGAGGTGGTGGCGGCCGCCCGCGCCGCCGACCCGGACACGGACGTGCGGGACCTGACGCCCGACCAGCTCCAGCCCGGCACCCTCGCCGAGCTGACCAGCCCCTCCCTGTTCTCCGAGCGGAAGGTGCTGGTCGTGCGCAACGCCCAGGACCTGTCCGCGGACACGGTCAAGGAGGTCAAGGCGTACGTCGGGGCGCCCATCGAGGACATCGCGCTCGTACTCCTCCACGCGGGCGGCGTGAAGGGCAAGGGCCTGCTGGACGCGGCCCGCAAGGCGGGCGCCCGCGAGGTCGCCTGCCCGAAGATGGCCAAGGCGGCGGACCGGCTGGCTTTCGTGCGGGGCGAGTTCCGCACTCTGGGCCGGTCGGCGACGCCGGAGGCCTGCCAGACGCTGGTCGACGCGATCGGTAGCGACCTGCGGGAGCTGGCGAGCGCCGTCGCTCAGCTGTGCGCGGACGTCGAGGGCACCATCGACGAGGCCGTCGTCGGCCGGTACTACACGGGGCGGGCGGAGGCCTCCAGCTTCACCGTCGCCGACCGGGCAGTGGAGGGCCGGGCCGCGGAGGCCCTCGAAGCCCTGCGCTGGTCCCTCGCGACGGGCGTCGCCCCCGTGCTGATCACCAGCGCGCTGGCCCAGGCCGTCCGGGCAATCGGCAAGCTGGCGTCCGCCCCGCGCGGGGCCCGCCCCGCCGACCTGGCGCGTGACCTCGGCATGCCGCCGTGGAAGATCGACCGGGTCCGCCAGCAGATGCGCGGCTGGTCCGCGGACGGCGTCGCCGACGCGCTGCGCGCCGTCGCCGAGGCCGACGCCGGCGTCAAGGGCGGCGGCGACGACCCGGAGTACGCCCTGGAGAAGGCGGTGGTGGCCGTGGCCCGCGCGGCCCGCCCCCGCCGCCCCGCCCACTGA
- a CDS encoding MBL fold metallo-hydrolase produces MDVAWEEAGWERLTRRTGRKRLPVWDCTVGLVVGDDSVLIVDPGSSLREGALLRAEAERLTGRHVTHIAFTHGHFDHVLGGAAFAGAEVYGAVGLDTELSAGREELRGDAVRHGLDPADAAEAADLLVVPRHLVSGEWTLDLGGVQALLANVSPGHTRHDLAVLVPGERETVFCGDLVEESGEPQAGPDAVPGRWPAALDRLLALGGGDALYVPGHGAVVDAAFVRAQRATLAARFGVSGA; encoded by the coding sequence ATGGACGTGGCTTGGGAAGAGGCGGGCTGGGAGAGACTGACCCGGCGGACCGGCCGGAAGCGCCTCCCGGTGTGGGACTGCACGGTGGGACTGGTGGTGGGAGACGATTCCGTACTGATCGTCGACCCCGGTTCGAGCCTCCGGGAGGGGGCCCTGCTGCGGGCCGAGGCGGAGCGCCTGACAGGCCGGCACGTGACCCATATCGCATTCACGCACGGCCATTTCGATCACGTCCTGGGCGGTGCGGCCTTCGCCGGCGCCGAAGTGTACGGCGCCGTCGGCCTCGACACCGAGCTCTCCGCGGGCCGCGAGGAGCTCCGCGGCGACGCCGTGCGGCACGGCCTGGACCCGGCGGACGCCGCCGAGGCGGCCGACCTGCTGGTGGTCCCGCGCCACCTGGTGTCGGGCGAGTGGACGCTGGACCTGGGCGGCGTGCAGGCGCTGCTCGCGAACGTCTCCCCCGGGCACACCCGCCACGACCTGGCGGTGCTCGTGCCCGGCGAGCGGGAGACGGTCTTCTGCGGCGACCTGGTGGAGGAGTCCGGGGAGCCGCAGGCCGGCCCCGACGCGGTGCCGGGCCGGTGGCCCGCGGCCCTGGACCGGCTGCTCGCGCTGGGCGGCGGGGACGCCCTGTACGTGCCGGGGCACGGGGCTGTGGTCGACGCGGCGTTCGTCCGTGCGCAACGCGCCACACTGGCGGCGCGCTTCGGCGTGTCGGGCGCCTGA
- the hemW gene encoding radical SAM family heme chaperone HemW — MPSALPDGEPMPEDGALPPHALAGAGDRPLGFYLHVPYCATRCGYCDFNTYTATELRGSGGVLASRENYADTLADEVRLARKVLGDDPRPVRTVFVGGGTPTLLPAEHLVRMLAAVRDEFGLAPDAEVTTEANPESVDAAYLAELREGGFNRISFGMQSARRHVLQVLDRTHTPGRPEACVAEARRAGFEHVNLDLIYGTPGESDDDWRASLDAALGAGPDHVSAYALIVEEGTQLARRIRRGEVPMTDDDVHADRYLIADEVLAGAGFHWYEVSNWAASEAGRCLHNELYWRGADWWGAGPGAHSHVGGVRWWNVKHPGAYAAALAAGRSPGAGRELLSAEDRRVERILLELRLAEGAPLELLAEQGLAASRRALADGLLEAGPYRGGRAVLTLRGRLLADAVVRDLVD, encoded by the coding sequence ATGCCTTCCGCACTGCCCGACGGTGAACCCATGCCCGAAGACGGCGCGCTGCCGCCGCACGCCCTGGCGGGCGCCGGGGACCGTCCGCTCGGGTTCTACCTGCACGTCCCGTACTGCGCCACGCGCTGCGGGTACTGCGACTTCAACACGTACACCGCGACCGAGCTGCGCGGCAGCGGAGGCGTGCTCGCCTCCCGGGAGAACTACGCCGACACCCTCGCCGACGAGGTCCGCCTCGCCCGCAAGGTCCTCGGCGACGACCCCCGGCCGGTCCGCACGGTCTTCGTCGGCGGCGGCACCCCGACCCTGCTGCCGGCCGAGCACCTCGTCCGCATGCTGGCCGCCGTCCGGGACGAGTTCGGCCTCGCGCCCGACGCCGAGGTCACCACCGAGGCCAACCCCGAGTCCGTCGACGCCGCCTACCTGGCCGAGCTGCGCGAGGGCGGCTTCAACCGGATCTCCTTCGGCATGCAGAGCGCCAGGCGGCACGTCCTGCAGGTGCTGGACCGCACCCACACCCCCGGACGCCCCGAGGCCTGCGTCGCCGAGGCCCGCCGGGCCGGCTTCGAGCACGTCAACCTCGACCTGATCTACGGCACCCCCGGCGAGAGCGACGACGACTGGAGGGCCTCCCTCGACGCCGCGCTCGGCGCCGGCCCCGACCACGTCTCCGCGTATGCGCTGATCGTCGAGGAGGGCACCCAGCTCGCCCGCCGGATCCGGCGCGGCGAGGTCCCCATGACCGACGACGACGTCCACGCCGACCGGTACCTGATCGCCGACGAGGTCCTCGCCGGCGCCGGCTTCCACTGGTACGAGGTGTCGAACTGGGCGGCCTCCGAGGCCGGGCGCTGCCTCCACAACGAGCTGTACTGGCGCGGCGCCGACTGGTGGGGCGCCGGCCCCGGGGCGCACAGCCACGTCGGCGGGGTGCGCTGGTGGAACGTGAAGCACCCCGGCGCGTACGCCGCCGCGCTCGCCGCCGGGCGCTCGCCCGGGGCGGGCCGGGAGCTGCTGTCCGCGGAGGACCGCCGCGTGGAGCGGATCCTGCTGGAGCTGCGGCTGGCGGAGGGCGCGCCGCTGGAACTGCTCGCCGAGCAGGGGCTCGCGGCCTCGCGCCGGGCGCTCGCCGACGGGCTGCTGGAGGCCGGGCCGTACCGCGGCGGGCGGGCCGTGCTCACGCTGCGGGGGCGGCTGCTCGCCGACGCCGTGGTCCGGGACCTGGTGGACTGA
- the lepA gene encoding translation elongation factor 4 has protein sequence MPAIPSHVPEPSRTDPALIRNFCIIAHIDHGKSTLADRMLQLTGVVDQRQMRAQYLDRMDIERERGITIKSQAVRLPWAPTAGDGVGRTHILNMIDTPGHVDFTYEVSRSLAACEGTILLVDAAQGIEAQTLANLYLAMENDLTIVPVLNKIDLPAAQPEKFAEELANLVGCEPDDVLRVSAKTGVGVEALLDRVVQNVPAPVGVKDAPARAMIFDSVYDSYRGVVTYVRVVDGTLSKRERIRMMSTGATHELLEIGTNSPEMLPADGLSVGEVGYLITGVKDVRQSKVGDTITQQSGGATEALGGYKDPKPMVFSGLYPLDGSDYPELRDALDKLQLNDAALVYEPETSAALGFGFRVGFLGLLHLDVIRERLEREFGLDLIATAPNVVYRVVMEDKSEITVTNPSEFPEGKISEVYEPVVRATILAPTEFIGSIMELCQNRRGTLLGMDYLSEDRVEIRYTLPLAEIVFDFFDQLKSKTRGYASLDYEPTGEQASSLVKVDILLHGDKVDAFSAITHKDAAYAYGVRLVAKLRELIPRQAFEVPVQAAIGSRVIARETIRAIRKDVLAKCYGGDISRKRKLLEKQKEGKKRMKMVGSVEVPQEAFIAVLSSDESGAKKK, from the coding sequence GTGCCCGCCATCCCCAGCCACGTGCCCGAGCCGAGCCGTACCGACCCGGCGCTGATCCGCAACTTCTGCATCATCGCGCACATCGACCACGGCAAGTCGACGCTCGCCGACCGGATGCTCCAGCTCACCGGTGTCGTCGACCAGCGGCAGATGCGCGCCCAGTACCTCGACCGCATGGACATCGAGCGCGAGCGCGGCATCACGATCAAGTCCCAGGCCGTCCGTCTCCCCTGGGCGCCGACCGCGGGCGACGGCGTCGGCAGGACGCACATCCTCAACATGATCGACACCCCCGGGCACGTCGACTTCACGTACGAGGTGTCGCGCTCCCTCGCCGCGTGCGAGGGCACGATCCTGCTGGTCGACGCCGCCCAGGGCATCGAGGCCCAGACCCTCGCAAACCTGTACCTGGCGATGGAGAACGACCTGACGATCGTCCCGGTCCTCAACAAGATCGACCTGCCGGCCGCCCAGCCGGAGAAGTTCGCCGAGGAGCTGGCGAACCTCGTCGGCTGCGAGCCCGACGACGTGCTGCGGGTGTCCGCCAAGACCGGTGTCGGCGTCGAGGCGCTCCTCGACCGCGTCGTGCAGAACGTCCCGGCTCCGGTCGGCGTCAAGGACGCCCCCGCCCGCGCGATGATCTTCGACTCCGTCTACGACTCGTACCGCGGCGTCGTCACCTACGTCCGCGTCGTCGACGGCACGCTCAGCAAGCGCGAGCGCATCCGGATGATGTCCACCGGCGCCACCCACGAGCTGCTGGAGATCGGCACCAACTCGCCCGAGATGCTCCCGGCCGACGGCCTCTCCGTCGGCGAGGTCGGCTACCTGATCACCGGTGTGAAGGACGTCCGGCAGTCCAAGGTCGGCGACACCATCACCCAGCAGAGCGGCGGCGCCACCGAGGCCCTCGGCGGCTACAAGGACCCGAAGCCGATGGTCTTCTCGGGCCTGTACCCGCTCGACGGCTCGGACTACCCGGAGCTGCGCGACGCCCTGGACAAGCTCCAGCTCAACGACGCCGCCCTGGTGTACGAGCCGGAGACCTCCGCTGCGCTCGGCTTCGGCTTCCGCGTCGGCTTCCTCGGCCTGCTCCACCTCGACGTGATCCGCGAGCGGCTGGAGCGCGAGTTCGGCCTCGACCTGATCGCCACCGCGCCCAACGTGGTCTACCGCGTGGTCATGGAGGACAAGAGCGAGATCACGGTCACCAATCCGAGCGAGTTCCCCGAGGGGAAGATCTCGGAGGTGTACGAGCCGGTCGTGCGCGCCACCATCCTCGCGCCCACCGAGTTCATCGGCTCGATCATGGAGCTGTGCCAGAACCGCCGCGGCACCCTCCTCGGCATGGACTACCTCTCCGAGGACCGCGTCGAGATCCGCTACACCCTGCCGCTCGCGGAGATCGTCTTCGACTTCTTCGACCAGCTGAAGTCCAAGACCCGCGGCTACGCCTCCCTCGACTACGAGCCCACCGGCGAGCAGGCCTCCAGCCTCGTCAAGGTCGACATCCTGCTGCACGGCGACAAGGTCGACGCCTTCTCCGCCATCACCCACAAGGACGCCGCCTACGCGTACGGCGTGCGCCTGGTCGCCAAGCTGCGCGAGCTGATCCCGCGGCAGGCGTTCGAGGTGCCGGTGCAGGCCGCCATCGGCTCCCGGGTCATCGCCCGCGAGACCATCCGCGCCATCCGCAAGGACGTCCTCGCCAAGTGCTACGGCGGTGACATCTCCCGTAAGCGGAAGCTGCTGGAGAAGCAGAAGGAAGGCAAGAAGCGGATGAAGATGGTCGGCTCCGTGGAGGTCCCGCAGGAGGCCTTCATCGCCGTCCTCTCCAGCGACGAGTCCGGCGCCAAGAAGAAGTAG
- a CDS encoding DegV family protein: MSRHVAIVTDSTAYLPPPAMARHGITSVPLTVVLGDEALEEGTEISARSLALALQKRRSVTTSRPSPEEFVRAYRAVAESGAEAIVSLHLSAEFSGTYDAAVLAAKTAPVPVRVVDTGMVAMALGFCALAAAETAEAGGSLDEAVAAAEKRAADMAAYFYVDTLDYLRRGGRIGAAQALLGSALAVKPLLTLDGGRIQMLEKVRTASKAIARLEELAVEQAGAASVDVAVHHLAAPERAEKLAQRLRERIPGLVELHVSEVGAVIGAHTGPGLLAAVVSPR, encoded by the coding sequence ATGTCCCGCCATGTCGCGATCGTCACCGATTCCACGGCCTACCTGCCCCCACCGGCAATGGCGCGGCACGGAATCACCTCCGTCCCGCTGACCGTGGTCCTCGGCGACGAGGCCCTCGAAGAGGGGACCGAGATCTCGGCGCGCAGCCTGGCCCTCGCGCTGCAGAAGCGCCGGTCCGTCACCACGTCCCGGCCGAGCCCCGAAGAGTTCGTCCGGGCCTACCGGGCGGTCGCGGAGAGCGGCGCAGAGGCCATCGTGAGCCTGCACCTGTCCGCGGAGTTCTCCGGCACCTACGACGCCGCCGTGCTGGCTGCGAAGACGGCTCCGGTGCCGGTGCGCGTCGTCGACACCGGCATGGTCGCCATGGCCCTCGGCTTCTGCGCCCTGGCGGCGGCCGAGACCGCCGAGGCGGGCGGCTCCCTCGACGAGGCGGTGGCCGCCGCGGAGAAGCGGGCCGCGGACATGGCCGCGTACTTCTACGTGGACACCCTCGACTACCTCCGCCGCGGCGGCCGCATCGGCGCCGCACAGGCCCTCCTCGGCTCGGCCCTGGCCGTCAAGCCGCTGCTCACCCTGGACGGCGGCCGGATCCAGATGCTGGAGAAGGTGCGCACAGCCTCCAAGGCCATCGCGCGGCTGGAGGAGTTGGCGGTCGAGCAGGCGGGCGCGGCGAGCGTCGACGTGGCCGTGCACCACCTGGCTGCTCCCGAGCGGGCGGAGAAGCTGGCGCAGCGGCTGCGGGAACGCATCCCCGGGCTGGTGGAACTGCACGTCAGTGAGGTCGGCGCGGTCATCGGCGCCCACACGGGGCCGGGGCTGCTGGCGGCGGTGGTCTCCCCGCGCTGA
- a CDS encoding AMP-dependent synthetase/ligase: MSDTLTQIENRPPTVAALFLERVAATPDAEAYRYPVPPASGSGPDDWRSLSWGQAADRVFAIAAGLIDLGLQPEERVALASNTRVEWILSDLGVMCAGGAVTTVYPSTNADESAFILADSASRVLIAEDAAQLAKARERRAELPELGHVVVLEAADAVAAEDDPEGWVLSLADLEDRGREYLAKHPDAVRERIGAITADQLATLIYTSGTTGRPKGVRLPHDNWSYMAKATVATGLITGGDVQYLWLPLAHVFGKVLTSGQIEVGHVTAVDGRIDKIIENLPVVQPTYMAAVPRIFEKVYNGVAAKARAGGGAKYKIFQWSVGVAREYAKVTQDNYRRTGRATAPLGLTAKHRIADALVYSKLREAFGGRLRAAVSGASALAPEIGYFFSGAGIHILEGYGLTESSAASFVNPGEAYRTGTVGKPLPGTEVRIADDGEVLLRGPGIMQGYHGQPEKTAEVLEEDGWLHTGDIGELSPDGYLRITDRKKDLIKTSGGKYVAPAEIEGQFKAICPYVSSIVVHGADRNFCTALIALDEAAILGWAAENGLDGKTYSEVLAAPETNRLLETYVQTLNEGLQRWQTVKKFRILPRDLDVEHGDLTPSLKLKRPVVEREFKHLIDEMYEGTREA, encoded by the coding sequence GTGAGCGACACACTGACCCAGATCGAGAACCGCCCGCCCACCGTGGCGGCCCTCTTCCTTGAGCGTGTCGCCGCCACGCCGGACGCCGAGGCCTACCGGTACCCGGTGCCCCCGGCATCCGGCAGCGGCCCCGACGACTGGAGGTCGCTGAGCTGGGGCCAGGCCGCCGACCGGGTCTTCGCGATCGCCGCCGGCCTGATCGACCTGGGCCTGCAGCCCGAGGAGCGCGTCGCGCTCGCCTCCAACACCCGCGTCGAGTGGATCCTCAGCGACCTCGGCGTGATGTGCGCCGGCGGCGCCGTCACCACGGTCTACCCCAGCACCAACGCCGACGAGTCGGCGTTCATCCTGGCCGACTCCGCCAGCCGCGTGCTGATCGCCGAGGACGCCGCCCAGCTCGCCAAGGCCCGCGAGCGCCGTGCCGAGCTGCCGGAGCTGGGCCACGTCGTCGTCCTGGAGGCCGCCGACGCCGTCGCCGCGGAGGACGACCCCGAGGGCTGGGTACTCTCCCTCGCCGACCTGGAGGACCGCGGCCGCGAGTACCTCGCCAAGCACCCCGACGCGGTGCGGGAGCGGATCGGCGCCATCACGGCCGACCAGCTCGCCACGCTGATCTACACCTCGGGCACCACCGGCCGCCCCAAGGGCGTCCGCCTCCCGCACGACAACTGGTCGTACATGGCCAAGGCCACCGTCGCCACCGGCCTGATCACCGGCGGCGACGTCCAGTACCTGTGGCTGCCGCTCGCCCACGTCTTCGGCAAGGTCCTCACCTCCGGCCAGATCGAGGTGGGGCACGTCACCGCCGTCGACGGCCGCATCGACAAGATCATCGAAAACCTGCCCGTCGTCCAGCCGACCTACATGGCGGCGGTCCCGCGCATCTTCGAGAAGGTCTACAACGGCGTCGCGGCCAAGGCCCGCGCCGGCGGCGGCGCCAAGTACAAGATCTTCCAGTGGTCGGTCGGCGTCGCCCGCGAGTACGCCAAGGTCACCCAGGACAACTACCGGCGCACCGGCCGGGCCACGGCCCCCCTCGGCCTCACCGCCAAGCACCGCATCGCCGACGCGCTCGTCTACTCCAAGCTCCGCGAGGCCTTCGGCGGCCGGCTGCGCGCCGCCGTCTCCGGCGCCTCCGCCCTCGCCCCCGAGATCGGCTACTTCTTCTCCGGCGCCGGCATCCACATCCTGGAGGGCTACGGCCTCACCGAGTCCAGCGCTGCCTCCTTCGTCAACCCCGGCGAGGCCTACCGCACCGGCACCGTCGGCAAGCCGCTCCCCGGCACCGAGGTCCGCATCGCGGACGACGGCGAGGTCCTGCTCCGCGGCCCCGGAATCATGCAGGGCTACCACGGCCAGCCCGAGAAGACCGCCGAGGTGCTCGAAGAGGACGGCTGGCTGCACACGGGCGACATCGGCGAGCTCTCGCCCGACGGCTACCTGCGCATCACCGACCGCAAGAAGGACCTGATCAAGACGTCGGGCGGCAAGTACGTCGCCCCGGCCGAGATCGAGGGCCAGTTCAAGGCGATCTGCCCGTACGTGTCGTCCATCGTCGTCCACGGCGCCGACCGGAACTTCTGCACCGCCCTGATCGCCCTCGACGAGGCCGCCATCCTCGGCTGGGCCGCCGAGAACGGCCTGGACGGCAAGACGTACTCCGAGGTGCTCGCCGCCCCCGAGACGAACCGCCTGCTCGAGACGTACGTCCAGACCCTCAACGAGGGCCTCCAGCGCTGGCAGACGGTGAAGAAGTTCCGGATCCTGCCGCGCGACCTCGACGTCGAGCACGGCGACCTCACGCCCAGCCTCAAGCTGAAGCGGCCCGTCGTCGAGCGTGAGTTCAAGCACCTGATCGACGAGATGTACGAGGGCACCCGCGAGGCCTGA
- a CDS encoding DUF3097 domain-containing protein, which yields MREYSPDLTPQWKRHRPAPEVPAEPGTVVEEAGTGFCGAVVACEAGTVTLEDRFGKRRAFPLEPRGFLLEGAPVTLVRPSRAPAGPRRTASGSLAVPGARARVARAGRIYVEGRHDAELVERVWGDDLRIEGVVVEYLEGVDDLPAVVAGFAPGPDARLGVLVDHLVPGSKESRIAAQVSGEHVLVAGHPYVDVWQAVKPSSLGIAAWPAVPPGQDWKTGVCRALGWPENTGAAWQHILSRVGSYRDLEPSLLGRVEELIDFVTAPAA from the coding sequence ATGCGCGAGTACTCCCCCGACCTGACCCCGCAGTGGAAGCGCCACAGGCCCGCCCCGGAGGTGCCGGCCGAGCCCGGCACCGTGGTGGAGGAGGCGGGCACCGGCTTCTGCGGGGCCGTCGTCGCCTGCGAGGCGGGCACGGTGACCCTGGAGGACCGCTTCGGCAAGCGGCGGGCGTTCCCGCTGGAGCCGCGGGGGTTCCTGCTGGAGGGCGCCCCCGTCACCCTCGTACGGCCCTCCCGGGCCCCGGCCGGCCCGCGGCGCACCGCGTCGGGCTCGCTCGCCGTCCCCGGCGCCAGGGCGCGGGTGGCACGGGCGGGCCGCATCTACGTGGAGGGCCGGCACGACGCCGAGCTCGTCGAGCGGGTCTGGGGCGACGACCTGCGGATCGAGGGCGTCGTCGTGGAGTACCTGGAGGGCGTCGACGACCTGCCGGCCGTGGTCGCCGGGTTCGCGCCCGGCCCGGACGCGCGCCTGGGCGTGCTGGTGGACCACCTCGTCCCAGGGTCGAAGGAGTCCCGCATCGCCGCGCAGGTGTCCGGCGAGCACGTCCTGGTCGCAGGTCACCCGTACGTGGACGTCTGGCAGGCGGTGAAGCCGTCCTCCCTGGGCATCGCGGCCTGGCCGGCGGTCCCGCCCGGCCAGGACTGGAAGACGGGCGTCTGCCGCGCCCTGGGCTGGCCGGAGAACACCGGCGCGGCCTGGCAGCACATCCTGTCCCGCGTGGGGTCCTACCGCGACCTGGAGCCGTCCCTGCTGGGCCGCGTCGAGGAACTGATCGACTTCGTCACGGCCCCCGCCGCCTGA
- a CDS encoding ComEA family DNA-binding protein — protein MRTAEPPVAGEAGGARGMWWLGVRERLPLWVQARLEVRPRAVAAVAVVLAAAVAFGAQQFWSARPRPVTPPAVVAPALAPSPSPGVAPAAPAAAAGPASRVVVDVGGKVRDPGLRRLPTGSRVEDALAAAGGVLPGADTTGLNRARVLVDGEQVLVGVPAPAAPPGQAAPGGPAAGPLSLGTATVEQLDALPGVGPVLARHIVDFRTARGGFRSVEELRQVNGIGERRFADLRKLVRP, from the coding sequence GTGCGGACCGCGGAGCCGCCGGTGGCCGGGGAGGCCGGCGGGGCCCGGGGCATGTGGTGGCTCGGGGTGCGGGAGCGGCTGCCGCTGTGGGTCCAGGCGCGGCTGGAGGTGCGGCCCCGGGCGGTGGCCGCCGTCGCGGTGGTCCTGGCGGCCGCAGTGGCGTTCGGGGCGCAGCAGTTCTGGTCGGCGCGGCCGCGGCCGGTGACGCCGCCCGCGGTGGTCGCCCCGGCCCTGGCGCCTTCCCCGTCGCCGGGCGTCGCCCCGGCCGCGCCCGCCGCCGCTGCCGGGCCGGCCTCCCGTGTCGTGGTGGACGTCGGCGGCAAGGTTCGCGATCCGGGGCTTCGGCGGCTGCCCACCGGCTCCCGCGTGGAGGATGCGCTCGCCGCAGCCGGGGGAGTGCTGCCCGGTGCGGACACCACCGGGCTCAACCGGGCCCGCGTCCTCGTTGACGGTGAGCAGGTGCTGGTCGGGGTGCCCGCACCGGCCGCACCGCCCGGCCAAGCGGCCCCCGGCGGGCCTGCCGCCGGGCCGCTCAGCCTCGGGACGGCCACCGTCGAGCAGTTGGACGCCCTGCCCGGGGTGGGGCCGGTGCTGGCCCGGCACATCGTCGACTTCCGCACCGCCCGCGGCGGCTTCCGCTCGGTGGAGGAGCTCCGGCAGGTCAACGGCATCGGCGAGCGGCGCTTCGCCGACCTCCGGAAGCTGGTGCGGCCGTGA